In the Pseudolabrys taiwanensis genome, one interval contains:
- a CDS encoding GlcG/HbpS family heme-binding protein has product MTKLRARECRAFIDAVVEKADAMRVPVSIAVVGPEGHIVAVERMDDAGFITPETAIAKAYTVAAFRSMSPRFPDGLVIQQWFKERNPQLLVSLAAMTNGRIAASGGAAPIFRGDEMVGAYGISGGTSQQDEEMAIYARAKAGWAHVPEHDTTDPEVKAHINALYAKAGIADRQL; this is encoded by the coding sequence ATGACCAAACTGCGGGCGCGGGAATGCCGCGCGTTCATCGATGCCGTGGTCGAAAAAGCGGATGCAATGCGCGTCCCGGTGTCGATCGCGGTAGTCGGGCCGGAGGGACACATCGTCGCGGTCGAGCGCATGGACGACGCTGGTTTCATCACGCCGGAAACGGCGATCGCCAAGGCCTATACGGTTGCCGCCTTCCGCTCCATGAGTCCACGCTTTCCCGACGGTCTCGTCATCCAGCAATGGTTCAAGGAGCGCAATCCGCAGCTCCTGGTCAGCCTCGCCGCTATGACCAATGGACGCATCGCCGCGTCGGGTGGGGCCGCGCCCATCTTCAGGGGCGATGAGATGGTTGGCGCCTACGGCATTTCGGGCGGCACCTCGCAACAGGATGAAGAGATGGCCATCTACGCCCGCGCCAAGGCCGGCTGGGCACATGTGCCCGAACACGATACGACGGATCCCGAGGTCAAGGCGCATATCAATGCGCTTTATGCCAAGGCCGGTATCGCCGATCGTCAGCTCTGA
- a CDS encoding PAS-domain containing protein: MDQDSPPPAATHDLRLVLAPGGACFAVCLAILSVAAPNFAPSLTDKLLYALALALVAMVLAGLILTRRLRRHNLRIGVALNNMSQGLCMFDRHERLVICNQRYRDMYQLPASVAKPGITRTELLRYRAAQGTFTLDIDAYQRRVSTANAEGKTTTTEVVSNGRRVVIVNRPMPDGGWVATHEDVTERRDAARERAVLQEQAERRATVEQAIAGFRQQVEAHLHSVSDSAVVMRGTAATLLTNSAQTAKGAESAVGASNEASVNVDTAATAADELAKSIGEIGRQLAKATDVVRAAVSEAQGTNAQITALSDAAKKIGDVIKLIRAIAAQTNLLALNATIEAARAGEAGKGFAVVAQEVKSLAVQTAQATEDISALVTSVQNATGGAVAAIGRIAQRMHEIDSYATAVSSSVEEQSVATAEISQSVTNAAEGARVVVNVLDDVAGAASETRASAESVLSASQAVEAAAADLRREIENFLVRVAA, translated from the coding sequence ATGGATCAGGATTCGCCGCCACCCGCCGCGACGCATGATTTGCGACTGGTCCTGGCGCCGGGCGGCGCCTGCTTTGCGGTCTGTCTCGCCATTCTCTCCGTGGCCGCACCCAATTTCGCCCCCTCGCTGACCGACAAACTGCTGTATGCGCTCGCGCTCGCCCTAGTGGCCATGGTGCTCGCCGGGCTTATCCTGACGCGGCGTCTGCGGCGGCACAATCTGCGCATTGGCGTCGCCCTGAATAATATGTCGCAGGGCTTGTGCATGTTCGACCGGCACGAGCGGCTTGTCATCTGCAACCAGCGCTATCGCGACATGTATCAACTGCCGGCGAGCGTAGCGAAGCCGGGTATCACCCGCACAGAGCTTCTGCGGTATCGCGCTGCACAGGGCACGTTCACGCTCGATATCGACGCGTATCAGCGCCGCGTCAGCACCGCAAATGCGGAAGGCAAGACCACCACGACCGAGGTGGTGAGCAACGGACGCCGCGTCGTCATCGTCAACCGGCCGATGCCGGATGGCGGCTGGGTCGCCACCCACGAAGATGTCACCGAACGGCGCGACGCCGCACGCGAACGCGCGGTGTTACAGGAGCAAGCCGAGCGGCGCGCGACGGTCGAACAGGCGATCGCGGGGTTCCGCCAGCAGGTCGAGGCGCATCTGCATAGCGTCAGCGACAGCGCTGTAGTGATGCGCGGGACCGCGGCCACATTGCTCACCAATTCGGCCCAGACCGCCAAGGGCGCCGAGAGCGCCGTCGGTGCCTCAAATGAAGCCTCGGTCAACGTCGACACGGCCGCGACCGCGGCCGACGAGCTCGCCAAGTCGATCGGCGAAATCGGGCGGCAGCTTGCCAAAGCTACCGACGTGGTCCGCGCCGCGGTTAGCGAAGCGCAGGGTACGAATGCACAGATCACCGCATTGTCCGACGCCGCCAAAAAGATCGGCGACGTCATCAAGCTGATCCGCGCCATCGCCGCGCAGACCAATCTCCTGGCGCTCAACGCCACCATCGAAGCGGCGCGCGCGGGTGAAGCCGGCAAGGGCTTCGCCGTCGTCGCCCAGGAGGTCAAATCGCTCGCGGTGCAGACCGCGCAAGCGACGGAAGACATCTCGGCTCTGGTCACGTCCGTGCAGAATGCGACCGGTGGTGCCGTAGCGGCGATCGGCCGCATCGCGCAGCGCATGCACGAGATCGATTCCTACGCCACCGCCGTCTCCTCCTCGGTTGAGGAACAGAGCGTGGCGACGGCCGAGATCTCACAAAGCGTCACCAACGCCGCCGAGGGCGCCAGGGTCGTGGTCAATGTCCTCGACGACGTCGCCGGCGCGGCGAGCGAAACGCGCGCGTCCGCCGAAAGCGTGCTTTCCGCTTCGCAGGCCGTCGAAGCGGCGGCTGCCGATCTGCGACGGGAAATCGAGAATTTTCTCGTCCGCGTAGCGGCCTAA
- a CDS encoding LLM class flavin-dependent oxidoreductase, translating to MRLGYFTMPVHPMQRPWVETLHEDREAIILADKLGFYDAFIGEHLTDACENVTNSLLFHATLINDTKQIKLASGTCNLSQIHPVVIAANCAMFDHLAQGRFIMGVSAGALTSDAEALGILDEDRNKMFAEAIDVILAIWEREAPYKIDLPNNRFKVSTERTQAFDLGVGIMPKPFQKPRPEIVGTVVAPFSPGVVLMGKRDFHPLSANFLLAKHMKSHWQNYAKGKAEVGEKAKVEDWRVARTIFVADDDKTALAYGREDANSPYRFYFSQMRGKMKRGGRLYVFKSHKEQPDEEITHDFVMDHCVIHGTVNKVVDQILKMREEIGDFGELVYAGMDWVDEKLGRRSMQLMAEEVMPRVNAAIAKSDAAE from the coding sequence ATGAGGCTGGGCTATTTCACGATGCCGGTGCATCCGATGCAGCGTCCCTGGGTGGAGACGCTGCATGAGGATCGCGAGGCCATCATCCTTGCGGACAAACTCGGCTTCTACGATGCGTTCATCGGCGAGCATCTGACCGACGCCTGCGAGAATGTCACCAACAGTCTCTTGTTCCACGCAACGCTGATCAACGACACCAAGCAGATCAAGCTCGCCTCGGGCACCTGCAATCTGTCGCAGATTCACCCGGTGGTCATCGCCGCCAACTGCGCGATGTTCGACCATCTGGCGCAAGGGCGCTTCATCATGGGCGTGTCGGCGGGCGCGCTGACCTCCGACGCCGAGGCGCTGGGCATCCTCGACGAAGACCGTAACAAGATGTTCGCCGAGGCGATCGACGTGATCCTGGCGATCTGGGAGCGCGAAGCGCCCTACAAGATCGACCTGCCGAACAACCGCTTCAAAGTGTCGACCGAGCGCACGCAAGCCTTCGATCTCGGCGTCGGCATCATGCCGAAGCCGTTCCAGAAGCCGCGGCCGGAGATCGTCGGCACCGTCGTGGCGCCGTTCTCGCCGGGCGTGGTGCTCATGGGCAAGCGCGACTTCCACCCCCTATCGGCGAACTTCCTGCTTGCCAAGCACATGAAGTCGCACTGGCAGAACTACGCCAAGGGCAAGGCCGAGGTCGGCGAGAAGGCGAAGGTCGAGGATTGGCGCGTGGCGCGCACGATTTTCGTCGCCGACGACGACAAGACGGCGTTGGCTTACGGCCGCGAAGATGCCAACAGCCCCTACCGGTTCTACTTCTCGCAGATGCGCGGCAAGATGAAGCGTGGCGGCCGACTCTACGTGTTCAAGAGCCACAAGGAGCAGCCGGACGAAGAGATCACGCATGACTTCGTCATGGACCACTGCGTGATCCACGGCACCGTCAACAAGGTCGTCGACCAGATCCTCAAAATGCGCGAGGAGATCGGCGATTTCGGCGAACTCGTCTACGCCGGTATGGACTGGGTGGATGAAAAGCTCGGCCGCCGCTCGATGCAGTTGATGGCCGAGGAAGTCATGCCCCGCGTCAACGCGGCGATCGCCAAGTCCGACGCAGCGGAATAG
- a CDS encoding bifunctional 3-(3-hydroxy-phenyl)propionate/3-hydroxycinnamic acid hydroxylase, giving the protein MIQGLHYPVAIVGAGPTGLTLANLLGVYGVACVILERNAATVHEPRAVSIDDESLRTMQAAGLVETVMSETVHGYGSHYYSARGRCFAKVQPTEQPYGFPRRNAFRQPVLEQQLNEGLKRFPHVTALFEHALVSFTQDDKQVTLRVKHGDTETDITADYLIACDGASSGVRRTLGIALGGSTFRERWLIVDLENSPVTSPHTKVFSNPARPCIALPGPHLTRRYEFLLHENERDEDMLAPDMIKHLMETHEAAPESRLVRKVVYTFHARLAERWSEGRVFLAGDAAHLTPPFAGQGMNSGVRDAFNIAWKLAAIVQGRLGPGLLDSYEPERRDHVWAMIEFAFNIGRVLSPANKLTAFAIEWGFRAMALFPKARDYIAQMKFKPPPRFSQGFLVADSGGARETLVGRMIPQPHIRMSDGKDVRLDDLLGQGFALLVTSPRAGEVVPRLQGEPWSDLDARIVVLGDAALPGTVAIPPSSFGGRLDAYNDHVLVLRPDRYVAACIKVDELAKRSTAIQKLIAGTFQAR; this is encoded by the coding sequence ATGATTCAAGGTTTGCACTATCCCGTCGCCATCGTCGGCGCGGGACCGACGGGTTTGACGTTGGCCAATCTGCTCGGCGTCTACGGCGTTGCCTGCGTTATCCTCGAGCGCAATGCCGCTACCGTGCATGAACCGCGCGCGGTGTCGATCGACGACGAGAGTCTGCGCACGATGCAGGCGGCCGGTCTCGTCGAGACGGTGATGTCGGAGACCGTGCACGGCTACGGCTCGCATTACTATTCGGCACGGGGACGGTGCTTCGCCAAGGTGCAGCCGACCGAACAGCCCTACGGCTTTCCGCGCCGCAACGCCTTCCGTCAGCCCGTCCTTGAGCAGCAACTGAACGAGGGGCTCAAGCGTTTCCCGCACGTCACCGCGCTGTTCGAACATGCGCTCGTTTCGTTCACCCAGGACGACAAGCAGGTCACGTTGCGTGTCAAACACGGTGACACCGAAACCGATATCACCGCCGACTATCTCATCGCCTGCGACGGCGCGTCGAGCGGCGTGCGCCGGACACTCGGCATTGCCTTGGGCGGTTCGACCTTCCGCGAGCGCTGGCTGATCGTCGACCTGGAGAATTCGCCGGTCACCTCGCCGCACACCAAGGTGTTCTCCAATCCGGCGCGGCCTTGCATCGCCCTGCCGGGGCCGCATCTCACGCGCCGCTACGAGTTCCTGCTGCACGAGAACGAGCGCGACGAAGACATGCTGGCGCCCGATATGATCAAGCATCTGATGGAGACGCACGAAGCAGCGCCGGAAAGCCGTCTCGTGCGCAAGGTCGTCTACACCTTCCATGCACGGTTGGCCGAGCGCTGGAGCGAGGGCCGCGTTTTCCTCGCCGGCGACGCGGCGCATTTGACGCCGCCTTTCGCCGGGCAAGGCATGAACTCCGGCGTCCGCGATGCCTTCAATATCGCCTGGAAGCTGGCGGCCATCGTCCAGGGGCGCCTCGGCCCCGGCTTGCTCGACAGCTACGAGCCGGAACGGCGCGATCACGTCTGGGCGATGATCGAATTCGCGTTCAATATCGGCCGCGTGTTGTCGCCCGCCAACAAGCTTACGGCCTTCGCGATCGAATGGGGCTTCCGCGCGATGGCGCTGTTTCCGAAGGCGCGCGACTACATCGCGCAGATGAAATTCAAACCGCCGCCGCGCTTTTCTCAGGGCTTCCTCGTGGCCGATAGTGGCGGGGCGCGCGAGACATTAGTCGGCCGGATGATTCCGCAGCCGCACATACGGATGAGCGACGGCAAGGATGTGCGACTTGACGACCTGTTGGGGCAGGGCTTTGCGCTGTTGGTGACGTCGCCGCGTGCGGGGGAGGTGGTGCCACGGTTGCAAGGCGAGCCGTGGAGCGATCTCGACGCACGTATCGTTGTGCTGGGCGACGCCGCGCTTCCGGGAACCGTGGCTATTCCGCCGTCGTCGTTCGGGGGGCGTCTCGATGCCTATAACGACCACGTGCTGGTGCTGCGGCCGGATCGTTATGTCGCGGCCTGCATCAAGGTGGATGAGTTGGCCAAACGCTCGACTGCAATTCAGAAGCTGATTGCGGGAACGTTTCAGGCCCGATGA
- a CDS encoding IclR family transcriptional regulator — protein MNERGDKRRTSAEKVLGLLALYTAERTVWSPERAAKRLNVSLATSYRYFNTLVAAGLLEKLQRNRYVLGPAIVELDRQIREADPVLRQARPVMERLLKRVREPAAVLLCRYYRGMVMCIHQETNKSGEPVSSYERGARRPMFRGSTSKVILAYLPPRIISNLWQEHKREIGAAGLGDSFEEFKASLRALRREPTYVAMGEVDPGRLGIAAPIFDASRRIAGSLSLVLLSPRVGERAVARLRTNVSAAAREIERLRGRGALGTEA, from the coding sequence ATGAACGAGCGCGGCGACAAACGGCGGACAAGCGCCGAGAAAGTGCTGGGCTTGCTCGCGCTGTACACCGCCGAACGCACGGTGTGGTCGCCCGAGCGCGCCGCCAAGCGGCTGAACGTGTCGCTGGCGACAAGCTATCGCTATTTCAACACCCTGGTCGCGGCCGGCCTGCTCGAAAAGCTGCAGCGCAACCGCTATGTGCTTGGCCCCGCCATCGTCGAGCTCGATCGCCAGATCCGCGAGGCCGATCCCGTGCTGCGCCAGGCGCGCCCGGTCATGGAGCGGCTGCTCAAGCGCGTGCGCGAACCGGCTGCGGTGCTATTGTGCCGCTATTACCGCGGCATGGTGATGTGCATTCACCAGGAAACGAACAAGAGCGGCGAGCCGGTCTCTTCTTACGAGCGCGGCGCCCGCCGGCCGATGTTTCGCGGCTCCACGTCGAAAGTCATCCTGGCGTATCTGCCGCCGCGCATCATCTCCAACCTCTGGCAGGAGCATAAGCGCGAGATCGGCGCCGCCGGCCTTGGCGACAGCTTTGAGGAGTTCAAGGCGAGCCTGCGCGCGCTGCGGCGCGAGCCGACTTATGTCGCGATGGGCGAGGTCGACCCCGGACGCCTCGGCATCGCCGCGCCGATTTTCGACGCCAGCCGGCGCATCGCGGGCAGCCTCAGCCTCGTTCTTTTGTCGCCGCGTGTCGGCGAGCGCGCCGTCGCTCGCCTGCGCACCAACGTATCCGCCGCAGCGCGGGAGATCGAACGTCTCCGCGGCCGCGGCGCATTGGGAACGGAAGCATGA
- a CDS encoding L,D-transpeptidase, translated as MIRRCGVFLLTLPAAAAFFVIPAEAQTSRGAAPSRGVSSAYEAQLPPGYWLDEEEDDVPVRRGYRRQYSQNPAPVGVPQRILSSDEQADAAPLPPPGLAPQDVPPQAYGHQFDQRAQDAVTRPPASVGAAPAGAPGVAAQPGANNASVMTLPPEDQPETGQPKALPENLQKQLVDYQTKEPAGTLIVDTPNTYLYLVLGNGKALRYGIGVGREGFTWSGTERISRMKEWPDWFPPSEMIERQPYLPRMMAGGPGNPLGARALYLGNTLYRIHGTNQPSTIGQTVSSGCIRLLNEDIEDLYSRVQTGTRVVVLPGRPPQTMANTAQAPAGTMPTAAAMPPAQGGPASMSGGITSAPLPAVR; from the coding sequence ATGATCCGACGTTGCGGTGTTTTTCTGCTGACGCTGCCGGCCGCGGCGGCGTTTTTTGTCATTCCGGCCGAGGCGCAGACCTCGCGGGGCGCCGCGCCGTCGCGGGGCGTTTCGTCGGCCTATGAAGCACAACTCCCGCCAGGCTACTGGCTGGACGAAGAAGAGGACGATGTGCCTGTACGGCGTGGCTATCGCCGCCAGTACAGCCAGAACCCGGCTCCGGTCGGTGTGCCACAGCGCATCCTGTCTTCGGACGAGCAGGCCGATGCCGCGCCGCTGCCGCCACCCGGCTTGGCGCCGCAGGACGTGCCTCCGCAGGCCTATGGCCACCAATTCGATCAGCGCGCACAAGATGCCGTGACACGGCCACCGGCGTCGGTCGGGGCTGCGCCCGCGGGCGCTCCCGGTGTCGCCGCCCAGCCGGGCGCCAACAATGCCAGCGTGATGACGCTGCCGCCGGAGGATCAGCCGGAGACCGGCCAGCCGAAGGCGCTGCCGGAAAATCTGCAAAAGCAATTGGTCGACTACCAGACGAAGGAGCCGGCCGGCACGCTGATCGTCGATACGCCGAATACCTACCTCTATCTCGTCCTCGGCAACGGCAAGGCGCTGCGCTACGGCATCGGCGTCGGCCGCGAAGGTTTCACCTGGTCCGGCACCGAGCGTATTTCGCGCATGAAGGAATGGCCGGATTGGTTCCCGCCGTCCGAGATGATCGAGCGCCAGCCTTATCTGCCGCGCATGATGGCCGGCGGCCCGGGCAACCCGCTCGGTGCGCGAGCGCTTTATCTCGGCAACACGCTGTACCGCATCCACGGCACCAACCAGCCCTCGACCATCGGCCAGACTGTGTCGTCGGGCTGCATCCGCCTGCTGAACGAGGACATCGAGGATCTCTACAGCCGTGTGCAGACCGGCACGCGTGTGGTGGTGCTCCCCGGCCGTCCCCCCCAGACCATGGCGAATACGGCTCAGGCGCCAGCCGGCACCATGCCGACCGCAGCGGCTATGCCGCCGGCGCAAGGCGGACCGGCCAGCATGAGCGGCGGGATTACCTCGGCGCCGTTGCCGGCGGTGCGATAA
- a CDS encoding DHA2 family efflux MFS transporter permease subunit — protein sequence MSQGQWDRSRSAAGDRNPWLIATVVSIATFMLVLDTSIANVALRDIAGSLGSGLDEATWVITTYLVANVVIIPISGWLAGIVGRKRYYMLCVATFTVASFLCGLAWNLQSLLLFRILQGLSGGGMAPSEQAILADSFPPEKRSQAFALYGVAVIIAPTVGPTLGGFITDNFSWHWIFFINGPFGIISLSLTQWLLVEPDALKKERREKLRGGLRVDWIGMVLVVLWLGCQEIVLDRGQQDDWFSSGVILGFTAVAVLAFALFLPWELSRRDPIVDVRLVFSRQFGMSFVIMMSVGAVLFGSTQILPQLLQTSFDYTAYLSGLSMMPGGLGMLIMMPLAGAVAGWIQPKYLIATGMAVIAVAMWHMTNLAPDATFGFFAWARVFQMIGLPFLFIPINAVAYAGLRPEDTNQASALINMARNLGGSFGISLANTVIAQRSQFHQSRLVENVYPASQAYQHVSRQVTDYFLAQGMPRPQAQALATGWIGQAVGSQATLLAYIDVFWVSALFAATMVPLVLLLLRPTPVGRVASAH from the coding sequence ATGAGCCAAGGGCAGTGGGATCGCAGCCGCTCGGCCGCTGGCGATCGCAATCCCTGGCTCATTGCCACGGTCGTATCGATCGCCACCTTCATGCTGGTGCTCGACACCTCTATCGCCAACGTCGCGTTACGCGATATCGCGGGCAGTCTCGGTTCAGGTCTCGACGAGGCCACCTGGGTGATCACCACTTATCTGGTTGCCAACGTGGTGATCATCCCGATCAGCGGTTGGCTTGCCGGCATCGTCGGGCGCAAGCGTTACTACATGCTGTGCGTCGCGACGTTCACTGTCGCGTCGTTTCTCTGCGGCCTGGCTTGGAATCTGCAGTCGTTGCTCCTGTTCCGCATTCTGCAGGGATTGAGCGGCGGCGGCATGGCGCCGAGTGAGCAGGCGATCCTCGCCGACAGTTTTCCGCCCGAGAAGCGTTCGCAGGCTTTCGCGCTTTACGGCGTTGCCGTCATCATCGCGCCGACGGTCGGGCCGACGCTCGGCGGCTTCATCACCGACAACTTTTCCTGGCATTGGATATTCTTCATCAACGGGCCCTTCGGCATCATCTCTCTCTCGCTGACACAGTGGCTTCTGGTCGAGCCGGACGCGTTGAAGAAAGAACGGCGCGAGAAGCTGCGCGGCGGTCTGCGTGTCGATTGGATCGGCATGGTGCTCGTCGTGCTCTGGCTCGGCTGTCAGGAGATCGTGCTTGACCGCGGGCAGCAGGACGACTGGTTCTCGTCGGGCGTGATCCTCGGTTTCACGGCGGTAGCGGTTCTGGCTTTTGCCTTGTTCCTGCCCTGGGAATTGTCGCGGCGCGATCCGATCGTCGACGTGCGGCTCGTCTTCAGCCGTCAGTTCGGGATGTCGTTCGTGATCATGATGTCGGTCGGCGCGGTTCTCTTCGGTTCGACGCAGATCCTGCCGCAGTTGCTGCAGACGTCCTTCGACTACACGGCCTATCTCTCGGGTCTGTCGATGATGCCGGGAGGGCTCGGCATGCTCATCATGATGCCGCTCGCCGGCGCGGTGGCCGGCTGGATTCAGCCGAAATATCTGATCGCGACGGGTATGGCCGTGATCGCCGTCGCCATGTGGCACATGACCAATCTGGCGCCGGACGCGACGTTCGGCTTCTTCGCCTGGGCGCGGGTGTTCCAAATGATCGGGTTGCCGTTCCTGTTTATCCCGATCAATGCCGTCGCCTACGCCGGCCTGCGGCCGGAGGATACGAACCAGGCGTCCGCCCTGATAAATATGGCGCGAAATCTTGGCGGCAGCTTCGGCATATCGCTGGCGAATACGGTCATCGCGCAGCGCTCGCAATTCCATCAGAGCCGGCTGGTCGAGAACGTCTATCCGGCGTCCCAGGCCTACCAGCACGTCAGCCGGCAGGTGACCGACTACTTTCTCGCCCAAGGCATGCCGCGTCCCCAGGCTCAGGCGCTGGCGACGGGGTGGATCGGGCAGGCTGTGGGCAGTCAGGCGACGCTGCTCGCCTACATCGACGTTTTCTGGGTTTCGGCCCTGTTTGCCGCCACCATGGTGCCGCTGGTTTTGCTGCTGCTGCGGCCGACGCCTGTCGGGCGTGTGGCTTCCGCGCACTAG
- a CDS encoding HlyD family secretion protein, with protein MAVVIVVVLAGVIAWWLNARHFESTDDAFIDVHSVQVSAQVAGAIVDVPVIDNQLVTAGTPLLRIDQRDYRASLAQAQAQREQAQANVGNLDAQIDAQNAKIAQAKTDVTQAQAALTFSQEEFNRYQSLLKTGAGTEQRAQQANSDLTQKRAALTSAEANQTAAEKQLAVLQAQRTSAVAQVDAANAQVEQAQVALERTVVTASVDGHVTNLSAIKGAYAQPGQIFMAIVPRNVWVTANYKETQLGDMRVGQPVDVTVDAYPGRTFKAHVDSIQAGSGTAFSLLPPQNATGNYVKVVQRVPVKIVFDEAPDVHLGPGMSVVPRVRVR; from the coding sequence GTGGCGGTAGTAATCGTCGTCGTGCTGGCAGGCGTCATCGCCTGGTGGCTGAACGCACGGCATTTCGAATCCACCGACGACGCCTTCATCGACGTGCATAGCGTGCAAGTAAGCGCGCAGGTGGCGGGTGCCATCGTCGACGTGCCGGTGATCGACAACCAACTCGTCACGGCGGGAACGCCGTTGCTGCGCATCGATCAGCGCGACTATCGCGCGTCGCTGGCGCAAGCGCAGGCGCAACGCGAGCAGGCGCAAGCCAATGTCGGCAATCTCGATGCTCAGATCGATGCGCAAAACGCGAAGATTGCGCAGGCGAAGACCGACGTCACGCAAGCGCAGGCGGCGCTGACTTTCAGCCAGGAGGAGTTCAATCGGTATCAGTCGCTGCTCAAGACCGGCGCGGGCACGGAACAGCGGGCGCAGCAGGCCAACAGCGATCTAACCCAGAAGCGGGCGGCTCTGACATCGGCGGAAGCCAATCAGACCGCGGCGGAAAAGCAGCTCGCTGTGCTGCAGGCGCAACGTACCAGCGCGGTCGCGCAGGTCGATGCCGCCAATGCCCAGGTCGAACAGGCGCAGGTCGCGCTCGAACGCACGGTGGTGACCGCCTCTGTCGACGGCCATGTCACCAATCTGAGCGCCATCAAAGGCGCCTATGCGCAGCCGGGCCAGATATTCATGGCCATTGTGCCGCGTAACGTCTGGGTCACCGCCAATTACAAGGAGACCCAACTCGGCGACATGCGCGTCGGCCAACCGGTCGACGTCACCGTGGATGCCTATCCTGGCCGCACCTTCAAGGCGCATGTCGACAGCATTCAGGCCGGCAGCGGCACCGCGTTCAGTCTGCTGCCGCCGCAGAACGCCACCGGCAATTATGTGAAGGTGGTGCAGCGTGTGCCGGTGAAGATCGTGTTCGACGAAGCCCCGGACGTGCATCTCGGCCCCGGCATGTCCGTAGTGCCGCGGGTGCGCGTGCGATGA
- a CDS encoding ketopantoate reductase family protein, whose product MVPAAFFRTRRATTTWKAVCGSLSTCSMGRSCLRRQKPIQQRFFVRRPTVPFAADVDRLERIASIRAARGVAMSSHILIVGCGAIGGLFAAALSEITKVTAYDANADHVAAIERDGLRITGKTPRLARIAAVSDAAALQGVAFDAVIFLIKSKFTAQALAQLQPRLGGKPMLVTLQNGMDNTEVLLSSPAATVVRGVTMNAGRYIGPGEIENLIEGKSWLGPVRGTVEDVKPLAALLTAAGYPTDVLADPMGAVWSKFIFNCVMNPVGALMMGDNAARYDVAEMRTLIDDMAAECMAVVQGLGGSFAFPPMEFVEKVRAGEIPLSKHAGSMALDIARGAPTEIDELTGFIVREGDRLGVPVPACRTVYRLAKGLEAASARRVPVAR is encoded by the coding sequence ATGGTTCCAGCGGCCTTCTTCAGGACGCGACGAGCAACGACGACCTGGAAAGCCGTCTGTGGGAGCCTCAGCACCTGTTCGATGGGACGGAGCTGTTTACGCCGCCAGAAGCCCATTCAACAGCGCTTCTTTGTAAGACGACCCACAGTTCCTTTTGCGGCCGATGTTGACAGACTGGAGCGGATTGCGTCCATTCGCGCCGCGCGTGGAGTTGCCATGTCCTCTCACATCCTCATTGTCGGTTGCGGCGCCATTGGCGGTCTTTTCGCGGCGGCACTTTCTGAAATTACGAAGGTCACGGCGTACGACGCCAATGCCGACCACGTCGCAGCGATCGAACGCGACGGCCTGCGTATCACCGGCAAGACCCCGCGCCTTGCACGCATCGCGGCGGTGAGCGACGCTGCTGCCTTGCAGGGCGTCGCATTCGACGCGGTCATCTTCCTGATCAAATCGAAATTCACCGCGCAGGCGCTGGCGCAACTCCAGCCGCGCCTCGGCGGCAAGCCGATGCTGGTGACCTTGCAAAACGGCATGGACAACACAGAGGTTTTGCTGTCGTCGCCGGCGGCGACCGTGGTGCGCGGCGTGACCATGAACGCCGGCCGCTACATCGGCCCAGGCGAGATCGAGAACCTGATCGAAGGCAAGAGCTGGCTCGGTCCCGTGCGCGGCACCGTCGAGGATGTGAAGCCGCTCGCCGCCTTGCTCACCGCCGCGGGCTATCCAACGGATGTATTGGCCGACCCGATGGGCGCGGTGTGGTCGAAATTCATCTTCAACTGCGTGATGAACCCTGTCGGCGCTTTGATGATGGGCGACAATGCGGCCCGCTACGATGTGGCCGAGATGCGGACGCTCATCGACGACATGGCCGCAGAGTGCATGGCCGTCGTCCAGGGGCTCGGCGGTTCCTTTGCCTTTCCGCCCATGGAATTCGTCGAGAAGGTGCGCGCCGGCGAAATTCCCCTCTCCAAGCATGCGGGCTCGATGGCGCTCGACATCGCCCGCGGCGCGCCGACAGAGATCGACGAACTGACGGGGTTCATCGTCCGCGAGGGCGACAGGTTGGGCGTGCCGGTGCCGGCGTGCCGGACGGTTTACCGGCTCGCCAAGGGGCTAGAGGCCGCCAGCGCAAGACGCGTCCCGGTCGCCAGGTAA